From Demequina capsici, one genomic window encodes:
- a CDS encoding glycoside hydrolase family 3 N-terminal domain-containing protein, producing MAAPAYLDPTLPTATRVADLVGRMTLPEKVGQMMQMHTYEGVDHLVEQWHVGSILHASPDNLARAHALADRSRLGIPLLIGEDCIHGHSFFKGATIFPTQLGLAASFDPELLRRVGRATAREVSTTGIHWTFSPVLCISRDLRWGRVSETFGEDPWLIGELASGLFRGYQGEGASDREGILATAKHFAAYSETQGGRDASEADVSRRKLRSWYLPPFERVAREGCRTFMLGYQAIDGTPITINDWLLNDVLRGEWGYDGMLITDWDNVGNLVREQRLFPGYAEAAAAAVKAGNDMIMTTPDFFTGAQEAVARGLLSESLIDAAVSRVLAVKFDMGLFEDQRRPDPARQAEVIACDEHTALNLEAARRSIVLLHNDAVLPLDRSQVAHIAVVGPNADDPDVTLGDWAGASGQADWLMEGHPREQIVTALDGLRALAGDGIAVTHARGADILTTEVDPAGGFFPDGQPRAQIVVPCAPDEALIAQAVEAARTADVVVAVVGDRGELVGEAKSTATLELIGAQIAMLDAVLATGTPTVVVLMASKPHVLPPSVHAKAAAIVWAANPGMQGGTALAEILFGDVEPTGRLPISFARHVGQQPTFYNQIDAQHGIRYADLTQEPAWVFGEGLSYTTVEYTDLTVLTPEVAADGTVRAEVTVANTGTRPTLETVQVYVRDVTTSSTWADRELKAVRQVRLAPGESARVELEVEAADCTIVDARERRVVEPGEFALLVGPSSRRADLLVSAFHVS from the coding sequence GTGGCCGCACCCGCCTACCTGGACCCCACCCTCCCTACCGCCACGAGGGTCGCCGACCTCGTCGGCCGCATGACCCTGCCGGAGAAGGTGGGGCAGATGATGCAGATGCACACCTATGAGGGCGTCGACCACCTCGTCGAGCAGTGGCACGTCGGATCGATCCTCCACGCCTCCCCCGACAACCTCGCACGCGCGCACGCCCTGGCCGACCGCTCCCGCCTTGGCATCCCCCTGCTCATCGGCGAGGACTGCATCCACGGCCACTCGTTCTTCAAGGGTGCGACGATCTTCCCCACCCAGCTGGGCCTCGCCGCGAGCTTCGACCCGGAGCTGCTGCGACGCGTCGGCCGCGCCACCGCGCGTGAGGTGTCCACCACCGGCATCCACTGGACCTTCTCCCCCGTCCTGTGCATCTCGCGCGACCTGCGCTGGGGCCGCGTCAGCGAGACGTTCGGAGAGGACCCGTGGCTGATCGGCGAGCTCGCCTCCGGGCTCTTCCGGGGCTACCAGGGCGAAGGCGCCTCCGACCGCGAAGGCATCCTCGCGACCGCCAAGCACTTCGCCGCATACTCGGAGACCCAGGGCGGTCGCGACGCGTCGGAGGCGGACGTGTCCCGCCGCAAGCTCCGCTCCTGGTACCTGCCCCCCTTCGAGCGCGTCGCCCGCGAGGGCTGCCGCACGTTCATGCTCGGCTACCAGGCGATCGACGGCACCCCGATCACCATCAACGACTGGCTGCTGAACGACGTGCTGCGCGGCGAGTGGGGCTACGACGGCATGCTCATCACCGACTGGGACAACGTCGGCAACCTGGTGCGCGAGCAGCGGCTCTTCCCCGGCTACGCCGAGGCCGCCGCCGCGGCCGTCAAGGCCGGCAACGACATGATCATGACCACGCCCGACTTCTTCACGGGCGCGCAGGAGGCCGTCGCGCGCGGCCTCCTCAGCGAGTCGCTCATCGACGCCGCGGTCTCGCGGGTCCTTGCCGTGAAGTTCGACATGGGCCTCTTCGAGGACCAGCGCCGCCCGGATCCCGCACGCCAGGCAGAGGTGATCGCCTGCGACGAGCACACCGCCCTCAACCTGGAGGCGGCGCGCCGCTCGATCGTCCTCCTGCACAACGACGCGGTGCTGCCGCTGGACCGCTCGCAGGTGGCCCATATCGCCGTGGTTGGCCCGAACGCCGACGACCCCGACGTGACCCTCGGCGACTGGGCGGGAGCCTCAGGCCAGGCGGACTGGCTGATGGAGGGCCACCCGCGCGAGCAGATCGTCACCGCGCTCGACGGCCTGCGCGCACTCGCAGGCGACGGCATCGCGGTGACGCACGCGCGCGGAGCGGACATCCTCACGACCGAGGTGGACCCCGCCGGCGGCTTCTTCCCCGACGGGCAGCCCCGGGCGCAGATCGTCGTCCCCTGCGCACCTGACGAGGCGCTCATCGCCCAGGCCGTCGAAGCGGCGCGGACGGCCGACGTGGTGGTCGCGGTCGTCGGCGACAGGGGCGAGCTCGTCGGCGAGGCCAAGTCGACCGCCACGCTCGAGCTCATCGGCGCGCAGATCGCCATGCTGGACGCGGTGCTCGCGACAGGGACCCCCACCGTCGTGGTCCTCATGGCGTCCAAGCCGCATGTGCTGCCGCCGTCGGTGCATGCCAAGGCTGCGGCGATCGTGTGGGCGGCGAACCCCGGCATGCAGGGCGGCACCGCCCTCGCGGAGATCCTGTTCGGGGACGTCGAGCCGACGGGCCGCCTGCCGATCTCGTTCGCCCGCCACGTGGGCCAGCAGCCCACGTTCTACAACCAGATCGATGCGCAGCATGGCATCCGCTACGCCGATCTGACGCAGGAGCCGGCGTGGGTGTTCGGTGAGGGGCTGTCGTACACGACCGTCGAGTACACGGACCTCACCGTGCTCACGCCTGAGGTCGCTGCCGATGGCACCGTGCGCGCGGAGGTGACGGTCGCCAACACCGGCACGCGTCCCACGCTCGAGACCGTCCAGGTCTACGTGCGCGACGTCACCACGTCGTCCACCTGGGCAGACCGCGAGCTCAAGGCCGTGCGGCAGGTGCGGCTCGCGCCCGGCGAGTCGGCGAGGGTGGAGCTCGAGGTCGAGGCGGCGGACTGCACCATCGTCGACGCACGGGAGCGACGGGTGGTCGAGCCCGGCGAGTTCGCCCTGCTGGTGGGCCCGTCCTCGCGTCGCGCCGACCTCCTCGTGAGCGCGTTCCACGTCTCGTAG
- a CDS encoding GNAT family N-acetyltransferase: MANSPADRSVTVTRADERSRYEIHVDGALAGFTEYRDEASRIVFTHTEVDDAYQGQGLASALVEAAVSDAASRDLVIVPLCPYTARWLDRHEVSGARIERR; this comes from the coding sequence ATGGCAAACTCCCCCGCCGACCGGTCCGTCACCGTGACCCGCGCCGACGAGCGCAGCCGCTACGAGATCCATGTGGACGGCGCGCTCGCCGGCTTCACGGAGTACCGCGACGAAGCCTCGCGCATCGTGTTCACCCACACCGAGGTGGACGACGCGTACCAGGGCCAGGGGCTGGCGTCCGCCCTGGTCGAGGCTGCGGTCTCGGACGCGGCGTCCCGCGACCTCGTGATCGTGCCGCTGTGCCCGTACACGGCGCGCTGGCTCGATCGTCATGAGGTGTCCGGCGCCCGCATCGAAAGGCGCTGA
- a CDS encoding MBL fold metallo-hydrolase: MRLTKHVHACVVIEEAGRTLLVDPGAFDPRTPELLIQADAVLITHAHGDHLDRAAMEAELARRPSLPVYGLEAVVGPLSEIGSAVTFVSPGDTVDAAGIDVSVHGGLHAEIYPHVPRDPSVGYLIGGRVYHPGDSYEIPQVAVATLLVPVSGPWTRFADTVAFVAAVAPRRALAIHDAAFSEIGLRMVAGHMGPGGHTTVPVELMSVGESVEI; the protein is encoded by the coding sequence ATGCGTCTGACGAAGCACGTGCACGCCTGCGTCGTGATCGAGGAGGCAGGGCGCACGCTCCTTGTCGATCCCGGAGCGTTCGATCCGCGCACCCCTGAGCTGCTCATCCAGGCGGACGCGGTGCTGATCACGCACGCGCACGGCGATCACCTGGACCGCGCCGCCATGGAGGCCGAGCTCGCCCGGCGCCCCTCGCTCCCGGTCTACGGGCTCGAGGCGGTGGTCGGGCCGCTCTCCGAGATCGGCAGCGCAGTCACGTTCGTCTCCCCGGGGGACACGGTCGATGCGGCTGGGATCGACGTCAGCGTGCACGGCGGGCTCCATGCAGAGATCTACCCGCACGTGCCTCGGGACCCGAGCGTCGGGTACCTCATCGGTGGACGGGTATACCACCCGGGTGACTCGTACGAGATCCCGCAGGTGGCGGTCGCCACGCTCCTTGTGCCCGTGAGCGGCCCGTGGACCAGGTTCGCCGACACCGTCGCCTTCGTCGCTGCGGTCGCGCCTCGACGTGCGCTCGCCATCCATGACGCGGCCTTCAGCGAGATCGGGCTCCGCATGGTGGCGGGCCACATGGGTCCCGGTGGCCACACCACCGTGCCGGTGGAGCTGATGTCCGTCGGCGAGTCGGTGGAGATCTAG
- a CDS encoding TetR/AcrR family transcriptional regulator, whose translation MSGDAKAGRPGRTREMILAAAMEMFAESGFHGTSLRDIAGRSGLTHPGVLYHFPTKEALLMAVLERRDEVTGEDYPTEGTTAREVLRSLVGTARLNAGRRGLVELFATLSAEATSADHPAHEFFTQRYESLRDQVAGAFTALAEDGALRPGVEPALAAIQVIAMMDGLQVQWLLDDRIDMGRALAVHLDQQVVTPLEA comes from the coding sequence ATGAGCGGCGATGCGAAGGCGGGGCGTCCTGGCCGGACTCGCGAGATGATCCTTGCCGCGGCGATGGAGATGTTCGCCGAGTCGGGCTTCCACGGGACGTCGCTGCGGGACATCGCCGGGCGCAGCGGCCTCACCCACCCGGGCGTGCTGTACCACTTCCCCACGAAGGAGGCGCTGCTCATGGCGGTGCTCGAGCGGCGTGACGAGGTCACCGGCGAGGACTATCCGACTGAGGGGACGACCGCCCGGGAGGTGCTGCGGTCCCTGGTGGGCACGGCGCGGCTCAACGCGGGGCGCCGGGGGCTCGTGGAGCTCTTCGCCACCCTGTCTGCCGAGGCGACCAGCGCCGACCACCCCGCGCACGAGTTCTTCACTCAACGCTACGAGTCCCTCCGGGACCAGGTTGCCGGAGCGTTCACGGCGCTGGCGGAGGACGGTGCGCTGCGCCCCGGTGTCGAGCCGGCTCTGGCGGCGATCCAGGTGATCGCGATGATGGATGGGCTTCAGGTCCAATGGCTGCTGGACGATCGCATCGACATGGGACGTGCGCTCGCCGTACATCTCGATCAGCAGGTCGTCACCCCGCTCGAGGCGTAG
- a CDS encoding ArsR/SmtB family transcription factor, with product MLTGRPLNEVKADLFKGLAHPVRIRVLELLAEEDERTVAELLELTGLEASHLSQHLRVLRTYGLVVSERRASTVAYRLAHPSVAGLLTAARTLLHDVLLSHQVLGAQAAQLAEAQS from the coding sequence ATGCTCACCGGCAGACCGCTCAACGAGGTGAAGGCGGACCTGTTCAAGGGACTGGCGCATCCTGTGCGCATCCGCGTGCTCGAGCTGCTCGCCGAGGAGGACGAGCGGACGGTCGCGGAGCTGCTCGAGCTCACCGGCCTCGAGGCATCCCACCTCTCCCAGCACCTGCGGGTGCTGCGCACGTACGGGCTCGTCGTGTCGGAGCGGCGGGCGAGCACCGTCGCCTATCGGCTGGCGCACCCCTCGGTCGCAGGGCTCCTGACGGCGGCGAGGACTCTGCTCCACGATGTGCTGCTCTCCCACCAGGTGCTCGGCGCCCAGGCGGCGCAGCTCGCCGAGGCTCAGTCATGA
- a CDS encoding CE1759 family FMN reductase → MTTAAPLRLVVVSAGVSDPSSTRMLADRLTQSVVTAAQEQDRATTVTVVDLRELLPELPAALSTQLLGPRFQRAVDALAQADGVIAAAPVYKAAASGLFTSFFQVLDNDLLIGRPVALAATAGTSRHALVVDEEMRALFAYLRALPVPTSLFASTEDWADDALGTRIDRAAHELVLLMASGFAQAVRTQSWNRYQHAYGSDAGRELEIDTDTDLMRLATGGSLVSAQDPFDPRTARGDAREAL, encoded by the coding sequence ATGACCACCGCAGCACCCCTCCGCCTCGTCGTCGTGAGCGCCGGCGTGTCCGACCCGTCGTCCACCCGGATGCTCGCGGACCGCCTCACGCAGAGCGTCGTGACCGCGGCTCAGGAGCAGGACCGCGCCACCACCGTCACGGTGGTCGACCTGCGGGAGCTCCTTCCCGAGCTTCCTGCCGCGCTGTCCACCCAGCTGCTCGGCCCGCGTTTCCAGCGCGCGGTCGACGCGCTCGCGCAGGCCGACGGCGTCATCGCCGCCGCGCCCGTCTACAAGGCAGCCGCCTCAGGCCTGTTCACCTCCTTCTTCCAGGTGCTGGACAACGACCTGCTGATCGGTCGCCCCGTCGCGCTCGCCGCCACCGCGGGCACCTCACGCCACGCGCTCGTCGTCGACGAGGAGATGCGCGCCCTGTTCGCCTACCTGCGCGCCCTGCCCGTGCCGACAAGCCTCTTCGCCTCCACCGAGGACTGGGCGGACGACGCGCTCGGGACCCGCATCGACCGCGCGGCCCACGAGCTGGTGCTGTTGATGGCGTCCGGTTTCGCGCAGGCCGTGAGGACGCAGTCATGGAACCGCTACCAGCACGCCTACGGCTCCGACGCCGGCCGAGAGCTCGAGATCGACACGGACACGGACCTGATGCGCCTGGCCACCGGAGGCTCACTCGTCAGCGCGCAGGACCCTTTCGATCCGCGCACCGCGCGAGGGGACGCTCGGGAAGCGCTCTGA
- a CDS encoding fructosamine kinase family protein: protein MEDVETVVKQRGAPLPGFFEVEAAGLRWLADAGGARCARVLDVTSRRIELERVTPVTATPDAAYAFGRGLARTHLAGADAFGSAPAGWSGPLYIGERPMPRSTAATWGDFYAHARVLPFVEDALAAGNLEVREARTVRQACEVIASGVFDDDDPPARIHGDLWSGNVLFGAKGAVLIDPAAHGGHAETDLAMLALFGAPHLDDIVAGYEEVSPLRPGWRTRVLLHQMHPLAVHAVGHGRMYGAALARAARAVVNAR, encoded by the coding sequence ATGGAGGACGTGGAGACCGTGGTGAAGCAGCGAGGCGCACCTCTGCCTGGGTTCTTCGAGGTGGAGGCCGCAGGCCTGCGTTGGCTCGCGGACGCCGGCGGCGCCCGTTGCGCGCGCGTGCTCGACGTCACGTCGCGCCGCATCGAGCTGGAGCGGGTGACCCCCGTGACCGCCACGCCAGACGCGGCCTACGCCTTCGGGCGGGGCCTGGCGCGCACGCACCTGGCGGGTGCCGACGCGTTCGGCTCGGCGCCCGCCGGGTGGAGCGGACCGCTCTATATCGGCGAACGTCCGATGCCTCGTTCGACTGCGGCCACATGGGGCGACTTCTACGCCCATGCGCGAGTGCTCCCGTTCGTCGAGGACGCCCTCGCCGCCGGCAATCTCGAGGTGCGCGAGGCTCGCACCGTCCGCCAGGCGTGCGAGGTCATCGCCTCGGGAGTGTTCGACGATGACGATCCCCCTGCGAGGATCCATGGCGACCTGTGGTCCGGCAACGTGCTGTTCGGCGCCAAGGGCGCGGTGCTGATCGACCCGGCGGCGCATGGCGGGCACGCGGAGACAGACCTCGCGATGCTGGCGCTGTTCGGCGCCCCTCACCTGGACGACATCGTGGCGGGCTACGAGGAGGTGTCGCCGTTGCGGCCGGGGTGGCGCACTCGGGTGCTGCTCCACCAGATGCACCCCCTCGCGGTGCACGCCGTGGGCCACGGCAGGATGTACGGCGCCGCGCTCGCCCGTGCGGCGCGCGCGGTGGTGAACGCCCGCTAG
- a CDS encoding MFS transporter yields MTAPSPAPTPTRSLQRARVGVALLFLMNGVGFANLVPRLPEIRVSLGLSYTGYGVTIAMQATGALLIGLVAGHLIRRLGSALVATLSMTALGVGVALAGVAPTAVLFGAALFLTGGLDAIADVAQNAHGIRVQRAYGRSILNSFHATWSIGAVAGGLMGGAAAGLKVPLSAHLAVVALLMAVVNLAGHRLLLRGPERDTELDEAELDFAEQEAAVPHHPSTGAVTRGVWLMLLALGVIAMSGTWVEDAGATWSASYLTDRFGAGATVAALGFVALQGMQFVGRTLGDRMVDRWGQRAVARVGALIGLVGMGSALAFPTLWGTILGFGLAGFGVATLIPSAMHAADELPGFRPGSALTILGGLLRASFLLSPPVVGAIADSYGLRAGLLMMPVSAVLVLALAGVLATRHEPSAHGGPTVR; encoded by the coding sequence ATGACAGCACCGTCCCCGGCGCCGACGCCGACCCGCTCCCTGCAGCGTGCGCGCGTCGGCGTCGCGCTGCTGTTCCTGATGAACGGGGTGGGCTTCGCCAACCTGGTGCCGCGCCTTCCCGAGATCCGCGTCTCCTTGGGCCTCAGCTACACCGGGTACGGCGTCACGATCGCCATGCAGGCGACCGGTGCGCTGCTGATCGGCCTCGTCGCCGGCCATCTGATCCGTCGTCTCGGCTCGGCGCTCGTCGCGACCCTGTCGATGACGGCTCTCGGCGTCGGCGTGGCGCTCGCGGGAGTGGCGCCCACCGCAGTGCTGTTCGGCGCCGCACTGTTCCTGACCGGCGGGCTGGACGCCATCGCGGACGTCGCGCAGAACGCGCACGGCATCCGGGTGCAGCGCGCGTACGGCCGCTCGATCCTCAACTCGTTCCACGCCACATGGAGCATCGGCGCGGTGGCGGGCGGGCTCATGGGCGGCGCGGCCGCCGGCCTGAAGGTGCCGCTGTCCGCGCACCTCGCGGTCGTGGCGCTCCTGATGGCCGTGGTGAACCTTGCAGGGCACCGGCTGCTGCTGCGCGGACCCGAGCGCGACACGGAGCTCGACGAGGCCGAGCTCGACTTCGCCGAGCAGGAGGCTGCCGTCCCGCACCACCCCTCCACCGGCGCGGTGACCCGCGGCGTGTGGCTCATGCTGCTTGCGCTGGGCGTGATCGCGATGTCCGGCACGTGGGTGGAGGATGCTGGGGCCACCTGGTCCGCCAGCTACCTCACCGACCGGTTCGGCGCGGGCGCGACCGTCGCGGCGCTCGGCTTCGTGGCGCTCCAGGGCATGCAGTTCGTCGGCCGTACCCTGGGCGATCGCATGGTCGACAGGTGGGGGCAGCGGGCCGTCGCGCGGGTCGGCGCCCTGATCGGACTGGTCGGCATGGGCTCCGCGCTCGCCTTCCCCACGCTGTGGGGCACGATCCTCGGGTTCGGCCTGGCCGGCTTCGGTGTCGCGACCTTGATCCCCAGTGCGATGCACGCCGCGGACGAGCTCCCAGGCTTCAGGCCAGGCAGCGCCCTCACGATCCTGGGCGGCCTGCTGCGCGCGAGCTTCCTGCTCTCGCCACCGGTGGTCGGCGCCATCGCGGACTCGTACGGCCTGCGCGCGGGCCTGCTGATGATGCCCGTGTCCGCGGTGCTGGTCCTGGCCCTCGCGGGCGTGCTCGCCACCCGGCACGAGCCGTCGGCTCACGGCGGACCGACGGTCCGCTGA
- a CDS encoding MarR family winged helix-turn-helix transcriptional regulator, translating to MTAADTRGSAGAAPTVPAGAPRTRLANDAWESVLTAYSQLMRQFADEDIWADASMREYDVLYTLSKCDTPQRLSDLGRHVLLSQPGLSRLVDRLVDRGLVSRCADPADARASHLTLTQTGRDVQRRIGRAHGRSVAEAMSASLTDDELAQLRDLASKLSPVAPLEGSS from the coding sequence GTGACCGCCGCGGACACGCGCGGCTCGGCCGGAGCGGCCCCCACCGTTCCGGCCGGGGCACCGCGCACCCGCCTTGCGAACGACGCGTGGGAGAGCGTCCTCACCGCGTACTCGCAGCTCATGCGGCAGTTCGCGGACGAGGACATCTGGGCAGATGCATCCATGCGGGAGTACGACGTGCTCTACACCCTCAGCAAGTGCGACACGCCCCAGCGGCTGTCGGACCTGGGCCGCCACGTGCTGCTCAGCCAGCCGGGACTGTCCCGCCTGGTCGACCGCCTGGTCGACCGCGGGCTCGTCTCCCGGTGCGCCGACCCAGCCGACGCTCGCGCCTCCCACCTCACCCTCACGCAGACCGGTCGCGACGTGCAGCGCCGCATTGGCCGCGCTCACGGCCGCTCCGTCGCCGAGGCGATGTCGGCCTCCCTCACCGACGACGAGCTCGCGCAGCTGCGCGATCTCGCCTCGAAGCTCTCCCCCGTCGCCCCCCTCGAAGGATCCTCATGA
- a CDS encoding SulP family inorganic anion transporter, with the protein MNADSWRALLPGRRDYKDLPRTWRGDLLAGLSVGVVALPLALAFGVSSGAGAEAGLITAIVAGVVAAVFGGSHIQVSGPTGAMVVVLAPVLAQHGVSALALVTVMAGILVVAAGIARLGRLVGLIPWPVIEGFTLGIAIIIFLQQVPAAVGFAHAESGVKAWKAAIDAVIGADWGVAWHSLAIVVAVGALMRAWPRLTTAVPGAIVAIVLATVGVTLLGSSVPTIGELPAGLPAPALPAWDLDTLRQLAAPAAAVAALAAIESLLSARVAHTYTDVEGADADRELVGQGLASIASGMFGGMPATGAIARTAVNVRSGARTRVSAVTHSLVLLLIVVAMSGLVARVPLAALAGVLMATAVSMVRPAVVRSVTRASRPDALLFVMTALITVSVDLIYAIVIGMAVAALFALRSVANAAGVHREELPGPSFPGDERIALLRIDGALFFGAADRVLERVARVNDVEVVILRMSQIRLLDATGAQVLGEVVSALERRGVTVLIKGVQDRHLALLEHAGTLAALADDDHLVDDLDTALERARAIVSDGMVDV; encoded by the coding sequence ATGAACGCCGACTCCTGGCGCGCGCTTCTTCCAGGACGGCGCGACTACAAGGACCTGCCGCGCACGTGGCGCGGTGACCTGCTCGCGGGACTGTCCGTGGGCGTCGTCGCTCTGCCCCTGGCGCTCGCCTTCGGTGTGTCCTCCGGCGCCGGCGCCGAGGCTGGCCTCATCACCGCGATCGTCGCGGGCGTCGTCGCCGCGGTCTTCGGCGGATCGCATATCCAGGTCTCAGGACCCACCGGGGCGATGGTCGTCGTGCTCGCGCCCGTGCTCGCCCAGCACGGCGTGTCGGCGCTCGCGCTCGTCACGGTGATGGCGGGGATCCTCGTCGTCGCCGCAGGAATCGCACGGCTCGGACGCCTCGTCGGTCTCATCCCATGGCCCGTCATCGAGGGCTTCACCCTCGGGATCGCCATCATCATCTTCCTGCAGCAGGTGCCTGCCGCAGTCGGATTCGCGCACGCGGAGAGCGGCGTCAAGGCATGGAAGGCTGCCATCGACGCGGTGATCGGCGCCGACTGGGGTGTCGCGTGGCACTCGCTCGCGATCGTCGTCGCCGTCGGCGCGCTCATGCGTGCCTGGCCACGCCTCACCACGGCGGTGCCTGGCGCCATCGTCGCCATCGTGCTCGCCACCGTCGGCGTGACGTTGCTCGGCTCCTCCGTCCCCACGATCGGCGAGCTGCCGGCAGGGCTTCCCGCGCCGGCGCTGCCCGCATGGGATCTGGACACCCTGCGTCAGCTCGCCGCGCCGGCGGCCGCCGTCGCGGCGCTCGCCGCCATCGAGTCCCTCCTGTCAGCCAGGGTCGCCCACACGTACACGGACGTCGAGGGTGCCGACGCCGACCGTGAGCTCGTGGGACAGGGGCTCGCGTCCATCGCCTCTGGGATGTTCGGCGGCATGCCCGCGACCGGCGCGATCGCGCGCACCGCGGTCAACGTGCGCTCCGGCGCCAGGACCCGTGTCTCGGCGGTGACGCACTCCCTGGTGCTGCTGCTGATCGTCGTCGCGATGTCGGGGCTCGTGGCCAGGGTCCCGCTCGCCGCGCTCGCCGGCGTGCTCATGGCCACCGCCGTGTCCATGGTGCGGCCCGCCGTGGTGCGCTCGGTGACGCGCGCCTCGCGCCCGGACGCCCTCCTGTTCGTGATGACGGCGCTCATCACGGTCAGCGTCGACCTCATCTACGCGATCGTCATCGGCATGGCGGTTGCGGCGCTCTTCGCGCTGCGCTCGGTGGCGAACGCCGCGGGCGTGCACCGCGAGGAGCTCCCTGGGCCTTCGTTCCCCGGCGATGAGCGCATCGCCCTGCTGCGGATCGACGGGGCGCTCTTCTTCGGCGCTGCGGACAGGGTTCTCGAACGCGTCGCACGTGTCAACGACGTCGAGGTCGTGATCCTGCGGATGTCACAGATCCGATTGCTCGATGCGACGGGCGCTCAGGTGCTGGGCGAGGTCGTGTCCGCGCTCGAGCGCCGCGGCGTCACCGTCCTCATCAAGGGGGTGCAGGACCGGCACCTGGCGCTGCTCGAGCATGCGGGCACGCTCGCCGCGCTGGCCGACGACGATCACCTGGTCGATGACCTCGACACTGCGCTGGAGCGCGCGAGGGCCATCGTCTCGGACGGCATGGTCGACGTCTGA
- a CDS encoding LLM class flavin-dependent oxidoreductase gives MQFGLMSVSDITRDPVSGYTPSEAERIKAIITIAKHAEDVGLDVFAIGEHHNPPFFSSSPTTLLAHIAAITERLIVTTSTTLITTNDPVRIAEEYGMLQHVSGGRMDLMLGRGNTAPVYPWFGQDIRQGLHLALENYNLLHRLWREDVVDWEGKFRTALQGFTSTPRPLDDVPPFVWHGSIRTPEIAEQAAYYGNGYFANNIFWPKEHYKRLIEYYRKRFEHYGHGTGKQAIVGLGGQAFLAKSSQEAHTQFRPYFDEAPVYGNGPSMEDFEEMTPLSVGSPQEVIDKTLTFQEAFGDYQRQLFLMDHAGLPLKTVLEQLDLLGGEVVPVLRKELESRRDPEAPANPPSHAELVQAKYGDEEPRQPRPNANRGDNVTGGSPYQDSEAEVSAYPTL, from the coding sequence ATGCAGTTCGGTCTCATGTCCGTCTCGGACATCACACGCGACCCCGTCAGCGGCTACACGCCGTCCGAGGCGGAGCGCATCAAGGCGATCATCACGATCGCGAAGCACGCCGAGGACGTCGGCCTCGACGTCTTCGCCATCGGCGAGCACCACAACCCGCCGTTCTTCTCCTCGTCCCCGACCACGCTGCTCGCGCACATCGCCGCGATCACCGAGCGCCTCATCGTCACGACCTCGACCACGCTCATCACCACCAACGACCCCGTGCGCATCGCCGAGGAGTACGGGATGCTCCAGCACGTCAGCGGCGGCCGCATGGACCTGATGCTCGGCCGCGGGAACACCGCGCCGGTCTACCCGTGGTTCGGTCAGGACATCCGCCAGGGGCTTCACCTCGCCCTTGAGAACTACAACCTGCTGCACCGCCTGTGGCGCGAGGACGTCGTCGACTGGGAGGGGAAGTTCCGCACCGCCCTGCAGGGATTCACCTCCACCCCTCGCCCGCTGGACGACGTGCCTCCGTTCGTCTGGCACGGCTCGATCCGCACGCCTGAGATCGCCGAGCAGGCGGCCTACTACGGCAACGGCTACTTCGCGAACAACATCTTCTGGCCCAAGGAGCACTACAAGCGCCTGATCGAGTACTACCGCAAGCGCTTCGAGCACTACGGCCACGGCACCGGCAAGCAGGCGATCGTCGGACTGGGCGGGCAGGCGTTCCTGGCCAAGAGCTCGCAGGAGGCCCACACGCAGTTCCGCCCCTACTTCGATGAGGCCCCGGTCTACGGCAACGGCCCGTCGATGGAGGACTTCGAGGAGATGACGCCGCTCAGCGTCGGCTCACCGCAGGAGGTCATCGACAAGACCCTGACCTTCCAGGAGGCCTTCGGCGACTACCAGCGCCAGCTGTTCCTCATGGATCATGCAGGACTCCCCCTCAAGACCGTGCTCGAGCAGCTCGACCTGCTCGGAGGCGAGGTCGTGCCCGTGCTGCGCAAGGAGCTCGAGTCGCGTCGCGACCCCGAGGCCCCGGCGAACCCGCCGTCGCACGCCGAGCTCGTCCAGGCGAAGTACGGAGACGAGGAGCCCCGCCAGCCCCGCCCGAACGCGAACCGCGGCGACAACGTCACCGGCGGATCGCCCTACCAGGACTCCGAGGCGGAGGTCAGCGCCTACCCGACGCTGTGA